One segment of Pseudodesulfovibrio sp. 5S69 DNA contains the following:
- a CDS encoding ABC transporter permease — MAQSKLPGWVNAGLIPALNLLTAFVVSGLVILAMGQDPVKAFGYMVYGAFGYGEAIGYTLYYATNFIFTGLAVAVAFHCYLFNIGGEGQAYLGGLGIGLVCLYLGDLPFWAVLPLTVLGGALFGAAWAAIPAYLQARRGSHIVITTIMFNFIGSSVMTFLLVDWLKRPGSQLPETSPFPESAWMPKLHELAGALGIKMAHSPANLALLIALLCCVGVWLFIWHTRWGYEIRAVGRNPDAAVYSGISPARAIMLSMLLSGALAGLMGVNELMGEQHRVVINFTNGCGFVGIAIALMGRNHPAGIVLASLLMGALFQGGAELAFEMPAITRDMIWTIQGFVILFTGALEHLYRPQLERIFLRGEATA, encoded by the coding sequence CCCCGGCTGGGTCAACGCGGGCCTGATCCCGGCGCTCAACCTGCTGACCGCCTTCGTGGTCTCGGGCCTGGTCATCCTGGCCATGGGCCAGGACCCGGTCAAGGCGTTCGGCTACATGGTCTACGGGGCCTTCGGCTACGGCGAGGCCATCGGCTACACCCTCTACTACGCCACCAATTTCATCTTCACCGGCCTGGCCGTGGCCGTGGCCTTCCACTGCTACCTGTTCAACATCGGCGGCGAGGGCCAGGCATACCTCGGCGGGCTGGGCATCGGTCTGGTCTGCCTGTACCTGGGCGATCTGCCGTTCTGGGCCGTCCTGCCCCTGACCGTGCTCGGCGGGGCCCTGTTCGGCGCAGCCTGGGCGGCCATCCCCGCCTACCTCCAGGCCAGGCGCGGCTCGCACATCGTCATCACCACGATCATGTTCAACTTCATCGGCTCGTCGGTTATGACCTTCCTGCTGGTGGACTGGCTCAAGCGGCCCGGTTCCCAGTTGCCCGAGACCTCGCCGTTCCCGGAGTCCGCGTGGATGCCCAAGCTGCACGAGCTGGCCGGAGCGCTCGGCATCAAGATGGCCCACTCGCCCGCCAACCTGGCCTTGCTCATCGCGCTGCTCTGCTGCGTGGGCGTCTGGCTGTTCATCTGGCACACCCGCTGGGGATACGAAATCCGGGCCGTGGGCCGCAACCCGGACGCGGCCGTGTACAGCGGCATCTCCCCGGCCAGGGCGATCATGCTCTCCATGCTCCTGTCCGGGGCCCTGGCCGGACTCATGGGCGTGAACGAGCTCATGGGCGAGCAGCACCGGGTGGTCATCAACTTCACCAACGGGTGCGGGTTCGTGGGCATCGCCATCGCGCTCATGGGGCGCAACCATCCGGCGGGCATCGTGCTCGCCTCCCTGCTCATGGGCGCGCTGTTCCAGGGCGGGGCCGAGCTGGCCTTCGAGATGCCGGCCATCACCCGGGACATGATCTGGACCATCCAGGGCTTCGTCATCCTGTTCACCGGCGCGCTGGAGCATCTCTACCGGCCGCAACTGGAGCGGATCTTCCTGCGCGGGGAGGCCACGGCATGA
- a CDS encoding ABC transporter permease yields the protein MTDLWMQFLLTADATLRISTPLILAALAGLCSERAAVIDIGLEGKMLGGAFTAATVSYLTGSVWLGLICAILACLLLALLHGFACITHRGNQVVSGMAINIVVAGLAPTLGHAIFHINGDTPPLPQGARFMALTLPGAEALRGVPVLGPIYAELISGHTLLTYATFALIPCVSFMLYKTRFGLRLRAVGENPEAVDTAGISVAWLRYRAVLIAGALCGVAGASLSTALGASFIRDMTAGKGYLALAAMIFGKWRPGLTVTACLLFAFTDALQARLQGVSLPLLGEIPVQFIIMLPYVMTVILLAGFVGKVVAPKADGIPYVKER from the coding sequence ATGACCGACCTGTGGATGCAGTTTCTGCTCACGGCCGACGCCACCCTGCGCATCAGTACGCCGCTGATCCTGGCGGCCCTGGCCGGGCTGTGCTCGGAGCGGGCGGCGGTCATCGACATCGGCCTGGAGGGCAAGATGCTCGGCGGGGCGTTCACGGCGGCCACGGTCAGCTATCTGACCGGCTCGGTCTGGCTCGGTCTCATCTGCGCCATCCTCGCCTGCCTGCTGCTCGCTCTGCTGCACGGCTTCGCCTGCATCACCCACCGGGGCAACCAGGTGGTCTCGGGCATGGCCATCAACATCGTGGTCGCCGGGCTGGCCCCGACGCTGGGGCACGCCATCTTCCACATCAACGGCGACACCCCGCCCCTGCCGCAGGGCGCGCGGTTCATGGCCCTGACCCTGCCCGGTGCCGAGGCGTTGCGCGGAGTGCCGGTCCTGGGCCCGATCTACGCCGAGCTGATCAGCGGCCACACCCTGCTGACGTATGCGACCTTCGCCCTGATCCCGTGCGTCTCCTTCATGCTCTACAAGACCCGGTTCGGGCTCAGGCTGCGGGCCGTGGGCGAGAACCCCGAGGCCGTGGACACGGCGGGCATCTCCGTGGCCTGGCTGCGCTACCGGGCGGTGCTCATCGCGGGCGCGCTGTGCGGCGTGGCCGGGGCCAGCCTGTCCACCGCGCTCGGCGCGAGCTTCATTCGCGACATGACCGCGGGCAAGGGCTACCTGGCCCTGGCGGCCATGATCTTCGGCAAATGGCGGCCCGGTCTGACCGTGACCGCCTGCCTGCTCTTCGCCTTCACCGACGCGCTCCAGGCGCGCCTGCAGGGCGTGTCCCTGCCTCTGCTGGGCGAGATCCCCGTCCAGTTCATCATCATGCTGCCCTACGTCATGACCGTGATCCTGCTGGCCGGGTTCGTGGGCAAGGTCGTGGCCCCCAAGGCGGACGGCATACCTTACGTCAAGGAGCGCTAG
- a CDS encoding cytidine deaminase → MPDLPDIPELIRLAVAARDRAYCPYSNHPVGAALVTDAGEVYTGCNVENAAYPLGSCAEQSAISAMVLGGGRAIRELVVVGPDDAPCTPCGGCRQRIREFAGPDTRVHACNERGVLLTVTLDELLPESFGPENLNQR, encoded by the coding sequence ATGCCCGATTTGCCCGATATCCCGGAACTTATCCGTCTGGCCGTCGCGGCCCGCGACCGGGCGTACTGCCCCTATTCGAACCACCCTGTGGGCGCGGCCCTGGTCACGGACGCGGGCGAGGTGTACACCGGATGCAACGTGGAGAACGCGGCCTATCCGCTGGGGAGCTGCGCTGAACAGTCGGCGATCAGCGCCATGGTCCTCGGCGGGGGCAGAGCCATCCGCGAGCTGGTGGTGGTCGGCCCGGACGACGCGCCGTGTACTCCGTGCGGCGGCTGCCGCCAGCGCATCCGGGAATTCGCCGGGCCGGACACCAGGGTCCACGCCTGCAACGAGCGCGGGGTCCTGCTGACCGTGACCCTGGACGAACTGCTGCCCGAGTCCTTCGGGCCGGAAAACCTCAACCAACGGTGA
- the deoC gene encoding deoxyribose-phosphate aldolase, whose product MKDLKTLTAEAERVRADGMYALRTLTSMDLTSLGENDTDQTIRDLCARAVTPRGHVAAVCVYDKFVPLALNELRGTGVRVATVCNFPHGLPDAAQAVAEASAQVAAGAQEVDVVLPYKRYKAGHRDQAIALLHQVREVCGETVLLKVILETSQLQSLKIIGEASRDAIEAGADFIKTSTGKVPGGATLEVAAVMLDAIREMAPKIKRTLGFKPSGGLKTVADAAGYLYLADNIMGEGWATPQTLRFGASGLLNDVKNHLGL is encoded by the coding sequence ATGAAAGATTTGAAGACATTGACGGCCGAGGCCGAACGGGTCCGGGCCGACGGGATGTACGCCCTGCGCACCCTGACCTCCATGGACCTGACCTCGCTGGGCGAGAACGACACCGACCAGACGATCCGCGACCTGTGCGCGCGGGCGGTCACGCCCAGGGGGCACGTGGCCGCGGTCTGCGTGTACGACAAATTCGTGCCCCTGGCCCTGAACGAGCTCAGGGGGACCGGGGTGCGCGTGGCCACGGTCTGCAACTTCCCGCACGGGTTGCCCGACGCGGCCCAGGCCGTGGCCGAGGCCAGCGCGCAGGTGGCGGCCGGAGCCCAGGAGGTGGACGTGGTCCTGCCGTACAAGCGGTACAAGGCGGGCCACCGCGACCAGGCCATCGCCCTGCTGCACCAGGTGCGTGAAGTCTGCGGCGAGACGGTCCTGCTCAAGGTCATCCTGGAGACGAGCCAGTTGCAGTCGCTCAAGATCATTGGCGAGGCCAGCCGGGACGCCATCGAGGCGGGCGCGGACTTCATCAAGACGTCCACGGGCAAGGTGCCGGGCGGGGCCACCCTGGAGGTCGCCGCCGTCATGCTCGACGCGATCCGCGAGATGGCCCCCAAGATCAAACGCACGCTCGGCTTCAAGCCGTCCGGCGGCCTCAAGACCGTGGCCGACGCGGCGGGCTACCTCTACCTCGCGGACAACATCATGGGCGAAGGCTGGGCCACCCCCCAGACCCTGCGCTTCGGCGCATCCGGCCTGCTCAACGACGTAAAAAACCACCTCGGCCTCTAA
- the deoA gene encoding thymidine phosphorylase, protein MTFIPQEIIRKKRDGLELSEADIRAMVRGITDGSASEGQVAAFAMAVFFRGMTLAERITLTEAMRDSGRVLDWPQLGIARGVADKHSTGGVGDKVSLILGPLAAACGAFVPMISGRGLGHTGGTLDKFDAIPGYDTAPDLETFARVVREAGCAIIGQTADLAPADRRLYAVRDVTATVESMDLITASILSKKLAAGLQGLVMDVKFGSGAFMEEYGDARALAESIVTVASGAGVPTTALLTDMNEVLGDTVGNAVEVCEAVNFLTGATREPRLAEVTLACTGEMLVLAGVADDMAEASRKMETALASGAAAERFERMVAGLGGPVDFLERSGEYLDVAPVKRPVYPDRPGFLTAMDSRAVGMALVAMGGGRTRADQAIDHGVGMTGFARIGDMLGPDNPLCTVHGRDEAQADMAADRIRAAVTVGDAPPPPRPVVRERITARNAGEAV, encoded by the coding sequence ATGACATTCATACCGCAGGAGATCATCCGCAAAAAGCGGGACGGGCTGGAGCTGTCCGAGGCCGACATCCGGGCCATGGTCCGGGGCATCACGGACGGCTCGGCGAGCGAGGGCCAGGTGGCGGCGTTCGCCATGGCGGTCTTTTTCCGTGGCATGACCCTGGCCGAGCGCATCACCCTGACCGAAGCCATGCGCGACTCGGGCCGGGTCCTGGACTGGCCGCAGCTCGGCATCGCACGCGGCGTGGCGGACAAGCATTCGACAGGCGGCGTGGGCGACAAGGTCAGCCTGATCCTGGGCCCCTTGGCTGCGGCATGCGGGGCGTTCGTGCCGATGATCTCCGGGCGCGGGCTCGGGCACACGGGCGGCACCCTGGACAAGTTCGACGCCATTCCGGGCTACGACACCGCGCCGGACCTGGAAACTTTTGCGCGGGTGGTCCGGGAGGCGGGCTGCGCCATCATCGGGCAGACGGCGGACCTGGCCCCGGCGGACCGGCGGCTGTACGCGGTGCGCGACGTGACCGCCACGGTGGAGTCCATGGACCTGATCACGGCCTCGATCCTGTCCAAGAAGCTGGCCGCAGGGTTGCAGGGGCTGGTCATGGACGTGAAGTTCGGCAGCGGAGCGTTCATGGAGGAGTACGGCGACGCGCGGGCCCTGGCCGAGTCCATCGTGACCGTGGCTTCGGGCGCGGGCGTGCCGACCACGGCCCTGCTCACGGACATGAACGAGGTCCTGGGCGACACCGTGGGCAACGCGGTGGAGGTCTGCGAGGCCGTGAATTTCCTGACCGGTGCAACCCGCGAGCCGCGGCTGGCCGAGGTCACCCTGGCCTGCACCGGCGAGATGCTCGTGCTGGCGGGCGTGGCCGACGACATGGCCGAGGCCTCGCGCAAGATGGAGACGGCCCTGGCCAGCGGCGCGGCGGCCGAGCGGTTCGAACGCATGGTCGCCGGGCTGGGCGGCCCCGTGGACTTTCTGGAGCGATCGGGCGAATACCTCGACGTCGCGCCCGTGAAGCGGCCTGTGTATCCCGACAGACCGGGCTTTCTCACGGCCATGGACAGCCGGGCCGTGGGCATGGCCCTGGTGGCCATGGGCGGCGGGCGCACCCGCGCGGACCAGGCCATCGACCACGGGGTGGGCATGACCGGCTTCGCCCGCATCGGCGATATGCTCGGCCCGGACAACCCCCTGTGCACGGTCCACGGCCGGGACGAGGCCCAGGCCGACATGGCCGCCGATCGCATCCGCGCGGCCGTGACCGTCGGCGACGCGCCTCCGCCACCCCGCCCGGTGGTCCGCGAACGGATCACCGCCCGCAACGCCGGGGAGGCCGTCTGA
- a CDS encoding phosphopentomutase, with protein sequence MPRAFILVLDSFGVGWAPDADQYGDAGADTLGHIAEACARGEGDRNGLRSGPLSLPCMASLGLGLAAQLVTGTVPPNLQSPVLRGRFAAAREISRGKDTPSGHWELAGVPVTFDWGYFPPDYPSFPEALTKAIIERGGLPGILGNCAASGTEILKALGEEHMRTGKPICYTSADSVFQIAAHEETFGLDRLLALCELVRELLDGYNIGRVIARPFVGEPGRFTRTANRRDYALEPPAPTLLDRLKEAGREVVSVGKTSDIFAHRGITRAVKGADSAALFDLVEQEAAHAPDGALVFANFVEFDSEWGHRRDVAGYAAALEYIDARIAAFIPRLGPGDLAVITADHGCDPTWKGTDHTRECVPVLLFGPPVLPGSAGLRDTFADVGQTVARHLGIEPPGSGKPIPLD encoded by the coding sequence ATGCCGCGCGCCTTCATCCTGGTCCTCGACTCCTTCGGCGTCGGCTGGGCCCCGGACGCCGACCAATACGGCGACGCCGGGGCCGACACCCTGGGCCACATCGCCGAGGCCTGCGCGCGCGGCGAAGGGGACCGCAACGGCCTGCGCTCCGGCCCGCTCAGCCTGCCCTGCATGGCCTCCCTCGGCCTGGGGCTGGCCGCCCAACTGGTCACCGGGACCGTTCCCCCGAATCTCCAATCCCCGGTCCTGCGCGGCCGGTTCGCGGCGGCCCGAGAGATCAGCCGGGGCAAGGATACCCCCAGCGGCCACTGGGAGCTGGCCGGGGTGCCCGTGACCTTCGACTGGGGCTATTTCCCGCCCGACTACCCGAGCTTCCCGGAAGCACTGACCAAGGCCATCATTGAGCGGGGCGGCCTGCCCGGCATCCTGGGCAATTGCGCCGCCTCGGGCACCGAGATCCTCAAGGCGCTCGGGGAGGAGCACATGCGCACCGGCAAGCCCATCTGTTACACCTCGGCGGACTCGGTCTTCCAGATCGCGGCCCACGAAGAGACCTTCGGCCTGGACCGGCTGCTGGCCCTGTGCGAACTCGTGCGCGAGCTGCTGGACGGCTACAACATCGGCCGGGTCATCGCCCGCCCGTTCGTCGGCGAGCCGGGCCGCTTCACCCGCACGGCCAACCGCCGCGACTACGCCCTGGAACCGCCCGCACCCACCCTCCTGGACCGGCTCAAGGAGGCCGGGCGCGAGGTCGTCTCGGTGGGCAAGACCAGCGACATCTTCGCCCATCGCGGCATTACCAGGGCGGTCAAGGGGGCGGACTCGGCCGCGCTCTTCGACCTTGTGGAACAGGAAGCCGCCCACGCCCCGGACGGCGCCCTGGTCTTCGCCAATTTCGTGGAGTTCGACTCCGAATGGGGCCACCGCCGCGACGTGGCCGGGTACGCCGCCGCCCTCGAATACATCGACGCCCGCATCGCCGCCTTTATCCCCAGGCTCGGGCCCGGCGACCTGGCCGTGATCACCGCCGACCACGGCTGTGACCCCACCTGGAAAGGCACGGACCACACCCGCGAGTGCGTGCCCGTGCTCCTGTTCGGCCCGCCCGTCCTGCCCGGCTCCGCAGGCCTGCGCGACACCTTCGCCGACGTCGGCCAGACCGTGGCCCGGCATCTGGGGATCGAACCGCCGGGGAGCGGGAAGCCCATTCCCCTGGATTAG
- a CDS encoding portal protein: protein MDRTELARSLLARFSGLEEARRPWVGSWQELTEYMLPRKNSFGGLGGHTLGRGRVGDERIFDSTPLHALELLASSLGGLLTNPSLPWFDISVKDRAVGDGDEVRAFLQEARERMVAVFNSEDTGFQAHVHELYLDAALLGTAVMYVEADPTTVVRFSSRPLGEVFVAESARGRVDTVYRKYELTARQAIQEWGAACSDETRRKGEDRPEEPVEVLHAVFPRMDRDPAGFGAAHFPFASVYLEVKNSHVLEESGYLEMPYMVPRWAKAAGETYGRGPGQTALSDVRVLNAMARTALMAAEKMSDPPLMVPDDGFLGPVRSGPGGLSYYRAGSSDRIEALPVNVDLRAAEEMMNGRRESIRRIFLGDQLAPEGPAVTATEAVIRQAEKMRVLGPVLGRLQTEFLGPLVRRVFRIMLRGGALPPFPEGLAPGDLEVRYTSPVSRAQKQYEAQGLAQVMEYLSPLVGGQDAFGIMDNFDTDRVARHVTELFNTPSDYLKSEARVAEDREGKQRAASSQQTASTVASVAAIAKTLSEAYTDRPSALTELWGMLTNMLGAQAGADAAPAPAQPYSAQAAPSADEEAPHA, encoded by the coding sequence ATGGACAGAACAGAACTGGCCCGTTCCCTGCTTGCGCGCTTCTCCGGGTTGGAGGAGGCACGCCGCCCGTGGGTGGGCTCGTGGCAGGAACTGACGGAATACATGCTGCCCCGCAAGAACAGCTTTGGCGGGCTCGGGGGGCACACCCTCGGGCGCGGCCGGGTGGGCGACGAGCGCATCTTCGACTCCACGCCGCTGCACGCGCTGGAGCTTTTGGCCTCGTCGCTGGGCGGGTTGCTGACCAACCCGTCGCTGCCCTGGTTCGACATCTCGGTGAAGGACCGGGCCGTGGGCGACGGGGACGAGGTCCGCGCCTTTCTGCAGGAGGCGCGGGAGCGCATGGTGGCGGTGTTCAACAGCGAGGACACCGGGTTCCAGGCGCACGTGCACGAACTGTATCTGGACGCGGCCCTGCTCGGCACGGCGGTCATGTACGTGGAGGCGGACCCGACCACCGTGGTCCGGTTCTCGTCCAGGCCGCTGGGCGAGGTGTTCGTGGCCGAGTCCGCGCGCGGCCGGGTGGACACCGTGTATCGCAAGTACGAGCTCACGGCCCGCCAGGCCATTCAGGAGTGGGGCGCGGCCTGCTCGGACGAGACCCGGCGCAAGGGCGAGGACCGGCCCGAGGAACCGGTGGAGGTCCTGCACGCGGTCTTTCCGCGCATGGACCGCGATCCGGCGGGCTTCGGCGCGGCGCACTTCCCGTTCGCCAGCGTGTATCTGGAGGTCAAGAACAGCCACGTGCTGGAGGAGAGCGGGTACCTGGAGATGCCGTACATGGTCCCGCGCTGGGCCAAGGCCGCGGGCGAGACCTACGGCCGGGGGCCGGGGCAGACCGCGCTCTCCGACGTGCGCGTGCTCAACGCCATGGCCCGGACCGCGCTCATGGCCGCGGAGAAGATGTCCGACCCGCCCCTGATGGTCCCGGACGACGGCTTCCTCGGCCCGGTCCGGTCCGGGCCGGGCGGGCTGTCCTATTACCGGGCCGGGTCCTCGGACCGCATTGAGGCGTTGCCCGTGAACGTGGACCTGCGCGCGGCCGAGGAGATGATGAACGGCCGCCGGGAATCCATCCGGCGGATATTCCTCGGCGACCAATTGGCCCCGGAGGGTCCTGCGGTCACGGCCACCGAGGCGGTCATCCGCCAGGCCGAGAAGATGCGCGTGCTCGGTCCGGTGCTGGGCCGCTTGCAGACCGAGTTCCTCGGTCCGCTGGTCCGGCGGGTCTTCCGCATCATGCTGCGCGGCGGGGCGCTGCCGCCGTTCCCGGAGGGGCTCGCGCCCGGCGACCTGGAGGTGCGCTACACCTCACCCGTGTCCCGCGCCCAGAAGCAGTACGAGGCCCAGGGGCTGGCCCAGGTCATGGAGTACCTCTCGCCCCTGGTGGGCGGGCAGGACGCCTTCGGGATCATGGACAACTTCGACACCGACCGGGTGGCCCGGCACGTGACCGAACTGTTCAACACCCCGTCCGACTACCTCAAGTCCGAGGCGCGCGTGGCCGAGGACCGGGAGGGAAAGCAGCGGGCCGCGAGTTCGCAGCAGACCGCGTCCACCGTGGCCAGCGTGGCGGCCATCGCCAAGACCCTGTCCGAGGCCTACACGGACCGGCCCAGCGCCCTGACCGAGCTGTGGGGGATGCTGACCAACATGCTCGGGGCCCAGGCCGGGGCCGACGCCGCGCCCGCCCCCGCACAGCCCTATTCCGCACAGGCCGCCCCCTCAGCAGACGAGGAGGCTCCTCATGCCTGA
- a CDS encoding NAD(P)H-hydrate dehydratase yields MLIVVGTIPDPTVPVLDALVEVAGNALTVGGRALPPDRGTPALLAAAAMTCDFLGENPPHALLVGDEGLGNGSRALYRHLAEVLPSRRCTVLAFHYLQPDVDGHNRVLMAAQAMAGPPALVADAGFMYAAKMSGYAGEYALFTPDAGELAFLADEAAPHPFYTRGFILQDEDRVPELIQRAYAHDNAARCLLVKGRVDRIADRTGILAEVSAPSVEAMEAMGGTGDTVTGMACALMASGLSAHKAAHVAAQANRYAGEAARPTPASQIGELVPHIPQALARAMGEIL; encoded by the coding sequence ATGCTCATCGTAGTCGGCACCATACCGGACCCGACCGTGCCCGTGCTGGACGCGCTGGTGGAGGTGGCGGGCAACGCGCTCACCGTGGGCGGCCGCGCCCTGCCCCCGGACCGGGGCACCCCGGCCCTGCTGGCCGCGGCGGCCATGACCTGCGATTTTCTCGGCGAGAACCCGCCCCACGCCCTGCTGGTCGGCGACGAGGGGCTCGGCAACGGCAGCCGGGCGCTCTACCGCCACCTGGCCGAGGTCCTGCCCTCGCGGCGCTGCACGGTCCTGGCCTTCCACTATCTCCAGCCCGACGTGGACGGGCACAACCGCGTGCTCATGGCCGCCCAGGCCATGGCCGGGCCGCCCGCCCTGGTGGCGGACGCCGGGTTCATGTACGCGGCCAAGATGAGCGGGTACGCCGGGGAATACGCCCTGTTCACCCCCGACGCCGGGGAGCTGGCCTTCCTGGCCGACGAGGCCGCGCCGCACCCCTTCTACACGCGCGGCTTCATCCTCCAGGACGAGGACCGCGTACCCGAGCTGATCCAGCGTGCCTACGCGCACGACAACGCGGCCCGCTGCCTGCTGGTCAAGGGACGCGTGGACCGCATCGCGGACCGCACCGGCATCCTGGCCGAGGTCTCCGCCCCGTCCGTCGAGGCCATGGAGGCCATGGGCGGCACGGGCGACACGGTCACGGGCATGGCCTGCGCCCTGATGGCCTCCGGACTGTCCGCGCACAAGGCCGCGCACGTGGCGGCCCAGGCCAACCGGTATGCGGGCGAGGCCGCCCGCCCCACCCCGGCCTCGCAGATCGGCGAGCTGGTCCCGCACATCCCGCAGGCCCTGGCCCGGGCCATGGGGGAGATCCTGTGA
- a CDS encoding DUF3343 domain-containing protein → MALTNLFKRKASGPSAQARADRGLLVFEHTSEVIRAEKILKASGREIRVMGPPPEIQRGCDLVVEFPLMEKLDILRTLDEAGIPPMESVPVTGPLLDPVDLFQVKDFGNHLMVRAANMKLTVEKKTRTIVNVSGGGCPDVPYIAARLIGRTLDEAPAPREIGHTLCGYALELAFEEMRRLCSS, encoded by the coding sequence TTGGCCCTGACGAACCTGTTCAAAAGAAAGGCTTCCGGCCCGTCCGCCCAGGCGCGGGCGGACCGGGGCCTGCTCGTGTTCGAGCACACCAGCGAGGTCATCCGGGCGGAAAAAATCCTCAAGGCGTCCGGCCGGGAGATCCGGGTCATGGGCCCGCCCCCGGAAATCCAGCGGGGCTGCGACCTGGTGGTCGAGTTCCCGCTCATGGAAAAGCTCGACATCCTGCGCACCCTGGACGAGGCCGGGATTCCGCCCATGGAAAGCGTGCCCGTGACCGGCCCGTTGCTCGATCCGGTGGACCTCTTCCAGGTCAAGGATTTCGGCAACCATCTCATGGTCCGCGCGGCCAACATGAAGCTGACCGTGGAGAAAAAGACCCGGACCATCGTCAACGTGTCCGGCGGCGGCTGCCCGGACGTGCCGTACATCGCGGCCCGGCTCATCGGCCGCACCCTGGACGAGGCCCCGGCCCCCAGGGAGATCGGCCACACCCTGTGCGGCTACGCCCTGGAACTGGCCTTCGAGGAGATGCGGCGGCTATGCTCATCGTAG
- a CDS encoding sulfurtransferase TusA family protein has product MSELVDARGLSCPQPVLDTMAKIAAMGSGELEVLVDTEASKENVARAAQGKGWKVESITEEGGEYRLKLLGG; this is encoded by the coding sequence ATGAGTGAATTAGTCGACGCGCGGGGCCTGTCCTGTCCCCAGCCGGTACTGGATACCATGGCCAAGATCGCGGCCATGGGCTCGGGCGAGCTCGAAGTCCTGGTAGACACCGAGGCGTCCAAGGAAAACGTGGCCCGCGCCGCCCAGGGCAAGGGCTGGAAGGTGGAATCCATCACCGAGGAGGGCGGCGAGTACCGCCTGAAACTGCTCGGGGGCTAG
- the yedE gene encoding YedE family putative selenium transporter — protein MTNFFASRKGIISVGLVIGCLAAILQYLGNPGNMGICVACFERDIAGAVGLHRAGVVQYMRPEIIGFVLGALGAAFMGRDFRPRAGSAPIVRFVLGVFAMIGALVFLGCPWRAILRLAGGDLNALYGIAGLIVGIGIGTLFFRQGYNLGRAQKTYSSVGLIMPLIMAGFLALMFLYPQVADEAKSGVLFYSLKGPGAMHAPLFISLGVGLLVGILAQRSRFCTMGAFRDLILFKQVHLLSGVIALLVAAFAVNLILGQFHVGFANQPVAHTQSLWNFMGMVLAGLCFALAGGCPGRQLFMAGEGDGDAAVFVLGMIVGAAFSHNFGLASSPKGVGPHGIASVFIGLAVCLFIGFTMRKKAA, from the coding sequence ATGACCAACTTTTTCGCCTCACGGAAAGGGATCATTTCCGTCGGGCTTGTCATCGGCTGTCTGGCCGCAATACTGCAATACCTGGGCAATCCGGGGAACATGGGCATCTGCGTGGCCTGTTTCGAACGCGACATCGCCGGGGCCGTGGGGCTGCACCGGGCGGGCGTGGTCCAGTACATGCGCCCGGAGATCATCGGCTTCGTGCTCGGCGCGCTGGGTGCGGCCTTCATGGGCAGGGACTTTCGGCCCAGGGCCGGTTCCGCTCCCATCGTCCGCTTCGTGCTCGGCGTGTTCGCCATGATCGGGGCCCTGGTCTTCCTGGGCTGCCCGTGGCGGGCCATCCTGCGGTTGGCGGGCGGCGACCTGAACGCCCTGTACGGCATCGCCGGGCTGATCGTCGGCATCGGCATCGGCACCCTGTTCTTCCGCCAGGGGTACAACCTGGGCCGGGCCCAGAAGACCTACTCGTCCGTCGGGCTGATCATGCCCCTGATCATGGCCGGGTTCCTGGCGCTCATGTTCCTCTACCCGCAGGTGGCCGACGAGGCCAAGTCCGGCGTGCTCTTCTACAGTCTCAAGGGCCCCGGCGCCATGCACGCGCCCCTGTTCATCTCCCTGGGCGTGGGCCTGCTGGTCGGCATCCTGGCCCAGCGCAGCCGGTTCTGCACCATGGGGGCCTTCCGCGACCTGATCCTGTTCAAGCAGGTCCACCTGCTCTCGGGGGTCATCGCCCTGCTGGTGGCCGCCTTCGCGGTCAACCTGATCCTCGGCCAGTTCCACGTGGGCTTCGCCAACCAACCCGTGGCCCATACCCAGAGCCTGTGGAACTTCATGGGCATGGTCCTGGCCGGCCTGTGCTTCGCCCTGGCCGGCGGCTGCCCGGGCCGCCAACTGTTCATGGCGGGCGAGGGCGACGGCGACGCCGCCGTGTTCGTGCTCGGCATGATCGTGGGCGCGGCGTTCTCCCACAACTTCGGCCTGGCCAGCTCGCCCAAGGGCGTGGGCCCGCACGGCATCGCCTCGGTCTTCATCGGCCTGGCGGTCTGCCTGTTCATCGGTTTTACCATGCGCAAGAAAGCGGCATAG